Part of the Stackebrandtia endophytica genome is shown below.
CGTGGTGGCGTGGGAGTCCTCGAAGCAGCCACCCTGGTCGATGGCGATGTCGACCAGGACACTGCCCGGTTTCATGCGCGACACCAGTTCGTTGCTGACGAGTTTGGGGGCCTTGGCGCCGGGTACCAGGACGGCACCGATGACCAGGTCGGCCTCCAGGACGGCCTTCTCGATCTCGAAGGCGTTGGAGGCGACGGTCTCCAGGCGGCCCTGGTAGACGTGGTCGGCGGCGCGCAGCTTGTCGACGTTCTTGTCCAGCAACTGCACCCGGGACTGCATGCCCAGCGCGATCGCGGCGGCGTTCATGCCCGAGACACCGGCACCGATCACCACGGTGCGGGCGGCGTGAACACCGGAGACACCACCCATGAGCACGCCGCGGCCGCCGCCGGTGCGCATCAGGTGGTATGAGCCGGCCTGCGGCGCGAGCCGACCGGCGACCTCGCTCATGGGGGCCAACAGCGGCAACGCCCGATCATCGGTTTCGACGGTCTCGTAGGCGATACCGGTGACCTTGCGCTCCAACAGGGCTTCGGTGCACTCGCGAGAGGCCGCCAGATGCAGGTAGGTGAACAGCACCTGACCGGGTCGCATCCGGTGATACTCCGAGGCGATGGGCTCCTTCACCTTCAGGATCAGGTCACCCTGCTCCCACACCTCATCGGCGGTGGGCAGCATCGTCGCACCCGCGGCGATGTAGTCGGCGTCGGGAATGGACGAACCTTCACCGGCGCCGGATTCGATGACCACCTCGTGGCCCGCACGCACGAACTCGTGAACACCGGAGGGCGTGATCGCCACCCGGTATTCGTGGTTCTTAACCTCGCGGGGAATCCCGACCTTCACTTGCAGTTACCTTTCGTTATGGCCACCCGACAGTAAGGCTATGCCCTGTCGGCGATCCAACCGGTGAACCCGCGCCGTCGCCGGCGCGGGTGATTCTCGGTCGAAGGGTCGCGCGGGGTGCCCTGACCAGCGCTATGACGACCACAGCGTCGCATGGCCATCGATTCCGTGTCAAGAACCTGAATATACTTAATTATTCACGACTCGACACGGACGGTGGCCATTGATTCATAGGCCGTCATAGCTGGTGGTCACAAGGTCTCGGAATCACCGGCCCGCGAGGACGCGGCGGCGAGGTCGATCTCGCCGGAGGCCGATTTCTGGGCCACCGCAAGGATCGCCGCCACCGCCAAGCCATTCGTGATCCGGCCGTCGAAGATCGCGGCCACCGCATCGGGTACCGACCACCAGACCAACTCGAGTTCGGCCTCCTCGTGGTCGCGGACGTGACGCTCCGACTCGGGAATCGGGCGCAGACCCCGCGCCAGGTACAGCGGGATCAGCTCGTCACTGCATCCCGGAGTGGGATGGAAGTCCAGCAGGTGATCCATCCGGTCGGCGACCAGGTCGATCTCCTCGGCCAGCTCACGTTCCGCCGTGCGCCGGGGGTCCTCCCCCTCGACGTCACGCAGACCCGCGACGATCTCCCACAGTCGCTGCCGCACCGGATGCCGGTACTGCCGGATGAGCCCCACCCGGCCCCGGTCGTCGAGCGCGATCGCCCCGACCGCACCGGGATGCCGCAGATAGATCCGATCGGACTCCCGCCCGTCGGGCATCACCACGGTGTCGCGGGCCACCGCGAACCGGAAACCGGTGTACTCGACCGTGGAGGCCGTCACCGGGTAGTCGTGGTCTCCCATCAGGCGGCCGTCGTCTCGGTGCCGGTCGAGAAGTTCAACCGATCACCCATGGAGTACTCCAGGGCGGCACCGACGAACGCGGTGAACAGGGGGTGCGCCCGGGTGGGCCGCGACTTCAGTTCGGGGTGGGCCTGAGTGGACACGAAGAACGGGTGCAGTTCGCGGTCCAGTTCCAGGAACTCCACCAGCCGCCCGTCGGGTGACAGACCCGAGATGACGAAA
Proteins encoded:
- a CDS encoding NUDIX domain-containing protein; protein product: MGDHDYPVTASTVEYTGFRFAVARDTVVMPDGRESDRIYLRHPGAVGAIALDDRGRVGLIRQYRHPVRQRLWEIVAGLRDVEGEDPRRTAERELAEEIDLVADRMDHLLDFHPTPGCSDELIPLYLARGLRPIPESERHVRDHEEAELELVWWSVPDAVAAIFDGRITNGLAVAAILAVAQKSASGEIDLAAASSRAGDSETL
- the ald gene encoding alanine dehydrogenase, which codes for MKVGIPREVKNHEYRVAITPSGVHEFVRAGHEVVIESGAGEGSSIPDADYIAAGATMLPTADEVWEQGDLILKVKEPIASEYHRMRPGQVLFTYLHLAASRECTEALLERKVTGIAYETVETDDRALPLLAPMSEVAGRLAPQAGSYHLMRTGGGRGVLMGGVSGVHAARTVVIGAGVSGMNAAAIALGMQSRVQLLDKNVDKLRAADHVYQGRLETVASNAFEIEKAVLEADLVIGAVLVPGAKAPKLVSNELVSRMKPGSVLVDIAIDQGGCFEDSHATTHADPVYPVHNSLFYCVANMPGAVPHTSTYALTNVTLPYALDLANHGWKGALQRDRALSLGLNTHDGHLTYGPVAEAHDLPYVKLEEILH